AACACACCAGAAGGAGCCAATAACAGAATTCATAGCGGATGACAGTAGGAAAAtaggattttttttatatatttttattttgtaaatctggctataaaagccatggaTGTAATCCTTTAATTTTTACGCATAATATACGCCTACGCACGCACACTAAATACGAGAAAAAGTGTTTCGAAAGCAAATTTGTAAAGGTGATTTTCAGTTTTCTACTTGCTTTAGTTTTTTCGTTGAatcatttcattttccttttcaatCTTTCGATATtgtatttgaaaataaaaaaagaacgCGAAGGAAGGGGTCTTACTTTGCAAATTCGCCATGGATTCTTCTTTGCTTCGTTGAAATCGAAGTCAGAGGAGGGATCTTGGGGCTGCAAATTGATTTCATGACTCAAATACTCCTATTGTCGGCGGCAGCATGCGAGATGAAACCCTAAGGGAATGGGCTGATagcataatttattttaatttgaatgattTGCTGCGTTTTAAGTAGAAAACAATTGAAAAAAAGAGGGTTTAATAGCATATCCAAAAACGGCATCGTTCCAAGGGGGGTAGATCCGCGCGCTGACTCACTTGGAGACCCGGATATGCCCTCTTGCGCCTAAAATGGATTATTTATGGAGCAAGCCCTTTCCCTTCGTGCCGTATCGTGATTGGATCCTATTTGTGActgttttattttggttttctcTTAAATTTTCCCCAGAATTTGTATGACTTTGCATTTTAACCCATGTCTCCACGCAGTGTTTCAGGATCGGGGATAATTTCAAACGTGGTCCCTGTGAATTCATGCGTGTTATATATGagtccttattttattattagtagtttatttatttatgcaaattatcctttttattttactttggTTTCAATTAGGTAATTTGTTTATATTCATTTTGGTTTTTCTTAACATGTATAGTATTTGGGAATGTTTATATTAACTGTATCATTTATATTATTGGTTGACTTACTTATTGTAATTTGAGTAATTGTATTTCCACATGTTGCATACTATTTTGTGTAAtgttttaggcattattttacacatatatatatatatatatgtatgtatatatatgtacctTATAATAAAATCGGCTTTATTCTATGAATATTATTAACATTACATTATTATATACATTTAACTATTTTTGAATTGATTCACATATTTATGTTATATATGTATTTGTTGTTTAAGATGAAATCACatgttttatacattatttaattTCTAACTATATGTATACAAAATATTAGTATATATGTTAAATTTATATACATCACTAAATACTAGTATTTTAtacttataatttttttagatctattcacatattttattatatatctttattatttaaaggaaaaattccacatattttatgtattatttaagttattattAAGCATGTACATAGTACTTATATCTAACTTGCATTAGTTACTAAAGCtaggttatttttatatatgtagtTTTTTAGTAGATTTATATCTAaatgttatttaaatttattacatgtatattttataataaaattaagttaattttataattcatattttaattccaTGTTATTTAAATATACAATTATTTCTAAGGTGTCTTCACATATATATAACACATATTGAATTATTTTTACTATGgtacatgttattattttcatataactttatgtaaatatttatatatatatatatatatatatatatatatatcttcttttaaagttatttatgggtataatatatttcttttaagaaccatattttaaatcatacaatttactTATTGTATatactttcaaattttattattcttatgtatgtattatttatatgtacCATCAATCCAAACCAATTTGTTACAtgtaaaattatgttatatattatttgttttaaaattccTTTTATAAATACAGTTTTATAAATATACATCactaaatttatgtattttgtaaaatatagttttttaccttttgtgtatatgattatattttccaaaatttgttacataatttatatatttacttaatttttttcatacattattaatttcatgctatttttttacaaacaattattcccaaatttatttatatatatatatgttctatgAATTTATTATGTACATTATATTTTATCATGTGATTTActcttttttgtattttatatgttatttaagcTACCATGTCTAttgtcaatttttaaaatttatgtttaaaatattttgcatattattcaattcaaatgttttattctacaatatttattttaaataattatatatcccTAGCTTTCGTACAAGCTTGTCAACTTATGTTATATGCTAATTAattcattattattttgaaaatgcCCTATACTATATTgacttttaattctattttattttgtaCATATTTTGTGGATCATTTTATATTGTGTCATGTTAATTATTGTTGcatattatttttgtattgatTGTTCACCTCCATGATTAAAAATTTTGGTTATATTTTACTTAGAATAATTGTACATAATTGTTGGATATATTAGTTGTGACTTGTTGTATCCTATTATTTCACGTTCATTAATCCTTTCTTATGCAAATGTTTCGACACAATGCATCAAGTATTCCAtctattttgaaacaaataaacgtGTTTTGAACGAATTTCCAATTTCCTTTATTactcaaaaattctgaaataaggcaatatccAATATTTGAGAATTCGGAAAATCATGCTCAATCGTGCTGGGTATGATTTTTTCAgtgaactaaatatttggataaccttttaaaattttagcatacgagttttcaaaagtcaaaaatcaatcatattcttaaaggtataaaggatcgtatccAAACGTGCTGAGTATGATactgcatatctttgaaacgagagaattttgaccgTTAACTTGAACTATTCAAACATTTTAAAAagaatcatattttgaaaaatcttttcttttaaaaaaactttTGGCATAAGGATAGCAGCAAATCAATTTGGTAtcaatttttgggcgtaatgagggtgctaacccttcttcatgcgtaaccgactccgaacctattttttgattttacgtgaactaaatttatttttaatggaTTAAAATGTTTTAGTAGGtggcccaatcacacctaaatcaagagattggtggcgactccacatttttgttttcaaaagtcgatccccattattttcaaaataaaaagagtTTCGACCCTTTGGTTCTGGGAAATGCTTTAAGATTAGCTGCTAAGTTTAGATCCAAATTGTCATATATTAAGAATGAATTGGTTGGTTAAAGTTACAATTAAGTCACCTATCATAAAAAGAAGTTTCCTACAATTGAGAAAAGCTATTGAAACCAAAATCTGCACTTTCACTATAATTCTCTCAGTAAGAATTACACTAACAAATATATCTACAACCTAATTATAACTCTCCAGTGCTTTCACAAGAACTCTCTAGATTGGCCATGGTGTCATGAATACACAATCTAATGATATTGTTGCCTGATGATCTTGAAACATCTATACATTCCTCAAGGTCGGCATCACATGCTATCAAAACCCATTCATTATCGTCATCCAAATACTTGATGTCGAAAGTACCCACCTCTAGCTTCAGCCTATTGGCTACTTCCTCTTTTAGTTCCAGAATACAAGAACTCATGGTGATCCGAAATCTGATAATATCTTCTCTGTAAGTAGCCTTGATGGTCACACTCTTCGTTTCCTCTCTAGCTGTTACACGGGGTGTTGGCTGCGTAAAGGTGGACATGGCTTGCTTAAGAGCCAGATCAGAACATGGAGGTGGTGTCCAACTAGATTCTGGAAATTGCTCATTAACACCAACATTTGCTATTGGACATAGGTTGCTTAAGTCTTTTGAACTTCCAGCAGCCTCCACTAGCATACCTCCAATAGGTTCTTCAAGTTCTGTTGCCATAAGGACTTTAGGCATTGAGAACATGGCTGATATATTTGGTTCCCCTAAAAGTTGTTGAAAGGCCAACTCAGGAGACCCATGTGCTTTAAAGCATTGGTCATGGATGGAACCGAACGAAGCCTTAGTAGCAGCAGTTTCAATTCCAAGGCTACCTTGGCATGAACTATAAGAAATTGGTGTCCCAGCACTCTCTTCTCTTGAGCTACTCCCTATTCTGGATCTTTTTACCCCTTTATCGAAGTCTGATGAAAGCCCATTTTGCTGAGTGAAAGGTTCTGGGCTCAGTGTCCTCCCTCCCAGCAACTGATCTTCCACTAGAACTTGTCCATTACTTTGTGGTGTCAAACAAGTTGGTGAATCATTTTTCTCACCTTTATGCTCAAAAGGTCTAGAGTTCGGTGAGTTTTGTTGATTGGACCCTTTCAAACTTGTTGGCCATGAAATAGAATCAACACCAACAGGTAGCGGACTATTGGCAAGCGAAGTTAAACCAAATGCTCCATCAGTACCATGTACAGATTCGATAACATGTTTTAGCTTAGTGAGGGAACGGTTGACTTTGTTGATCTTACGAGATGGCCACCGTGAGATCCCATGCTGCCTGCAGATACGCTTCATTGTAGTTGGACAAACTGCAAAATAAGAAGCTCCCTGAGTTAGTTCACTCTGATAGGTACCAAAACATTTATTCTTTTacgtaaaaataataatgaaaatttatcCAAGAGAGAAGATGCATACCGCCAAGGCTTTTTGCAGCATCTTTGAGACTCCCTGTAAAATAATGTTGGAGCACCTCCAGACTAATTGATTTCTCAGTTTTCCCACGCTTTCTCTCTGGTTTCTTCAAGTCTTTATTCTGTAGAGGACAATCAAGATTGTGGCTACCGCTAGCGACAACCCTTCCTCCATGAGCTGGAGGGTCAAAATTCACAATTAATTTTTGCTTTGAAGAATCTAATTGCAATTCTCCTTTATTGGGTGAGGTGTTATTCTCAGGTGGTGACTTCACAGGTGGAGGTATTGGAATACATTCTAGTCTTGTGACGAATCTCTCTTCTGAAGAAGCTCCAATGATTTCAATAGATCCTTCATCCTCTTCCAATTCAGCTCCAGAAGCAACCATAAGACTTTGGAAATGCTGCTTCATTGTTGTCAATATGGAACCCAATAACGCCTGTTGTTCATTGCGGTCGGCAATAGCAGGGGGCAAAAAGAATTCGAGAACATAATCATCATCTCTTGTATAAGTACTCCGTAAGCAGATTGCAAAACAGCTGGTTAATTTAAACATACGAGCATAGTGTACTAAGGGATACTCAGTTTTGGAGAACTGGCTGATGTCTGAGCAAAAGCATGAGTTGAGTGATAAAAATGCCCTCCCAGCAACCCCTTGACCCTTCTGTAGGTGATGCTCAAGACAAGCATCCCGGAAACCCCACATGTGAGCATCTACAACATAGAAAGCCACATCAGTTGTTGACATGCAGACTTGTCCCATGCAGCTACCATCAAAGCTTGTACAACTTTTCTTTAGACCACCACCATGGACCAAAACCTTGCGATGCCTGCAGGGGACCCAGGTCTGAGCCAAAGGTAGTTTGTGCGTTTCACAGACCACTGTCAAAATCTCCAAAATTTCTGCCAGTGCATTTTGGCGATTTTCACTGCAAATCTGACACATAGGGATTAGTTTGTCAGAACATGTAGAAAAAGAATAAAACcgccaaaaaaataattaattacttaaataatttattttttataaaatacaaaaataactcAAAATCTACTGTAAAAGTTAGCTGTACcaacttttaaaatattataaataaataataataaagaaataaagaataCAAATAAAAAAAGGACAAGAAAAacagaaaataaaaaatgaaaaacaaataataataaaaaatcagAAAAAGGCTAGGCAGCAGAATAGGAGCCGAACAGGGTTGGGGGCGCCAGCTCCACCAGAAAAAGGGCAAAATTGTTTAGAAGTCCccctattttttcaaaaattacaatattttttattatttatataaatggCTCCACTTTATATGATTccgttaaaaattaattttttcaaattgtTGATGTAACATATTGGTAGTGCTAAATATTTTGACTCTACCAATTTTTAcagtaaattttattttcttattttattaaaaaataaattatttaagtaattaattatttttttgggttAGTTTTATAAGAAAGCAACAAAACAAGAAACATGTCTCAACATCCAAATGAATTAGAGATTTGACAAGATTACAATTAAATCTCACCTGGGTGCTTGGGTAACCCAGTATTTCTGAGCTTTTTAGATTCACCGCCTGCACAAAGAACCGAGGAATCTCAGAGCATTTAAAACTAGAAATATTTTCTAAGAGCCAATGATTAAGAATGAAAGAAAGTTTTATCTGCCAAAGTAGCCAATGAAGACTGATGATTTAGCAATAAACAAATAAGAAAAAGACGTGGGTAGGGAAAGAAACCCAACCTCAAGTGctttgcatactttatcaacctcTGGTGCATAGTTAATCTTCTGTGATGTCATTATGAGTTCAAGTACACCCACACAAGACTGTCCAGAAGGTTCAAAGACTGGCAATGCCAAAGTACCCTGAACATTGTAATGCAGAGCATGATTAAGCCGAGAATACTCTCTGCTGGAATAATACTGTACATTTGGAGTCCATTCTGGCAATTTTTGCTGGAAAACACGGCCAGGAAGTCCAAGCTGTACATCACTCTCTCCGTCCACAGAAAACATGTACATCAAAGAAACCATCCTATACTGATGCAATCCACTGCTATGCGGATCAAGGACGAAGGGTTGCCCCAATGTTGTTAGCACATATCGACCCCCATCCTTTACAGGTGCCCAAACCTGTGCTAGAACATGTTGTTCAGTTGATTCCTTGAAGTAACGCAACGCCCGAGTCATCCTCTCTTTAATTACACAATAACTATCTGGGTTCTCAAGGGGCAGCAATCCCAGAAATAGAGATGGCAACCCTCTATTATCATTCTCCTCCTTTGCATTTTCATTTACTGGATTCGGAGTACCTGCATTTAGTATATAACCTCAAATACAAATACACTCAGCTAAGCAATAGATGCTTGCACCAATCAAATATGTATAGTTTCTAATATGATAAAATGAATTAAACCcagaaaattctaaaattcagGTGCTAGACTGTTGAACTTGGAGGCATGACTTATTCAGTAAACCTCTTTTACTTTCTGGGGCATTGATTGAGAAACTGAGCTTTGAATGTTGAAAACCAGAAATAGACTGGCCAATTTATGCATAAAAGTCTAGGGTCACCAATTTCTAAGAAAGTACCCAAAATTCCAAGAAAATTTAAGGGGAAAAAAAATATTCAACCGGGACAGAGAAAACCAAATTCAAGCTCCAAATAAACCAACGAAACCATAAAACAGCCAAAAGTGAAGGGAAGAAAAAGCTAATCCAAATCAGTAAACGAAGCCaaaaagaacaacagaaaggaAGAAAACAGATAAGCAAAATTATCAAGTTAAAAAAGGACTAACACGTGACGAAAAGATTGTAACCAGCGGCAGCGGCAGACCCAAGCTTATCATCATCAGAGAAAGCCCATAGAGGAGAACAAGGCTGctcagaagaagaggaggtgacgAAAGGAGAGGTGGGGTTAGAAAGGGAAGTCAACTGATCAAACGGCCAGGAACTCTGAAGGTCCAGTTCATCGAAATCCATTATTCCCTGGTGTTGTGGCTGTACTTGTTTGGGCGGGAACGGACACGCATTGTCTTCCTCCGGCTCGCACATTTTCTGGGAAAGGAAAAACCTGAAAACAGGTTCCCTCCTTCAATAACTTTCCTGACGACGATTTCCCGTGGAGAAGGAGAATAGTTATTTTCCTCGCTTTGCTGTTTGGAAGGCTAGAAGACATAGGAAATTTCACATAATGCAATTGCTCAGATGGCACGGGTAAATAATTGCAGTCAGagattacaatttttttttctgatttttcttaatttaaaatattttaattgatggAATCCAAGCTGGGTTGTGGGCTACGCCTAGTTGCTACAATTTGGATAAAAATGTTGTAACGTGAGGAGATGATTCTATGTTCCTCCCCTCCATTATCACCACCATCCTCTTTCTTTTATCCTTATGTATATAACTAAATATGGTTTAATTTTGCCTTCACTCCGTCTACCCTTTAGACTTTTAAATGTGATCCTCTTCTCTTTTATTCCATAAATTTGAatatatcacattttaataatttaaaaaaattgaaatttgaaaagaaagaataattaacaTATTGGACGGTGGTGATGTGTGCTTTAGAAAAGGTAACCTATTATcttccatattcatatacttAATTAATGTATATAAAAGAGTTGCTTGCATCGGCAAAGATTTTACTAAAAGTGGAAACTTTCATGCAAAAGATACAAAGCTTTCTTAATGAATCCGGCaactttgtgtttaattttggaAAGTTTTCGCCCCCATCCCAATTGGGCGACTAAAACAAAGTAATCATTTCACAAATAATGCTAATCTTGTTCTAAATATTTGATTAGCGTTTAAGAATTTAACTTACTTACATCACTGCTTCACCCATGATGAATCCATTAATTAACCAAATTTGTTTAATTAATCATACACGATGATTACTATGAAATTTTCTACTAAATCTTTAGCTGTATCCTTAGCACTTGCAAAAAATTCAAGATTATGATTGATGTAGCCAAGTCCATTGCGCCACAAAATGACAGAGTTACCCCCAACAACAATTCTATTCCTAGAAAGAAAATTGGAAAATTGGCTGCTCAAAGTGATGGCATAATGGAGAAAAGGATGTCTTAATCATGGCAATCAAATTGAGGTTGATGAAGGCTAGATGTTGAAATCTAGTTTTTTTGGGGGTAAGGaccaaataaaaattatttatattttgtagGTTGGAATCTAATTAAGAGGATAAGCATTAAGTTTTTGTCATACTGTTgtatttaaatttgttttaattaGATGCCATATCTTTTAGTTTTTATTATATAAGTTATGCATGTTAAAATTAAAGTTGATAAAAATGATTTCTTCAAgagaaatataatttataatacaaAATACATTAAATAAATAACCCACAAAAACTTAAAACGTAACACAAGTATAGGATGAGATGAAGATTTGCAGATTAAAAATGACACTCTACCTTAATGACTAAACCAAAGTATTATTGGGAAAATAAAAATTGTTTTGAAAATAGAGGTGGTATCTCCAATGAGGGATTTGGGAAATATGATGTTGCTGTTGCCCTACATATCActcaattttatattattattgatGGAATGATTAGGGAGTTGGCTGAGGCTTCTGGAGATCGCACCTCGCTTCACCTAACATTGCCTTCCCATGCTTCTCTCCTACAATTTTACCACCATAAAACTAAATCATTAACCAattccatttttatttattttcatttatcaatCATAgttgtaaatatttaattatatattacttaaataataaaaaatctatttaattattataataatataaaataccatatttatttgtatatttatCAACTTCATCAAAatcaatttgaaatttgaagATTCAACCTTTAGCATATAAATGGAATTTTTAAAAATCCAgttaaaattgaatttttatttttattttttttagccaaaaaaaattgaatttttcgttacgttaattttttaaaaaaagaagcaAATAATTGATGACCTATAAAATTAGTACCCGACGACTTGATTTTTGGTTGGAAACCCTTTGTGTAATTAAGAAGATGACAAAAAGGAGCCGACATTGTAGGCCTCTCaatatcattaaaaaaaaaaaagagagaaaaagaagaagaagaagaagaagcaaatCTGAAATAGAAGTTTATATTGGGCATTTCTACTTTTTACTGATTTCCAACGTAAATAGAGAGAAAAGGACGGCGGAGGCAGTTGAGTTGCCACCTCCCCCTCATGCAATCCACTCATTTAACCTAGACTCCCCAAAACCACAACTCCTGCCACAACCAACCAACATCCTTAAATTCTTactccattttttatttttatattttaattttatattcgtgtttatttttaatttttaataaaaaaattttagatcCCAAATTAATGTATCAaatgaaatattatttttaaataaggaAAAACATTAAAGAAAGTAGTTTAATACAGAAATGTTCATTTAATTATTGCCCGCGTTTTATTTTGGGCActgaacttttaatttttttaatttagtcactaaactatttaaaatcaattttttaGCCACCAAACATTAATAGCCTTTTATAATCTGATGGAAGTGTTGACATGGGCTTTTTTTATTagtctaataataaatttagcccactaatatttatacattctatcaaattgatcctaaatataaaaaaGATTAACTATTAATGTtcacaaattttatcattttagttcaAATTGTAAAACAAATTATATATCAACATTAGAAAAATTATATGCCATTACGTCTAGTGAAACTCTGACAACTCTCATCAAATTCGCCACCAACCACACCTCTGCCATCTTCTTCTTTGTCAACACGTTCACAATTGGATGAAAGGTGACAACGTTCAACCTACTATTTCCCATTATAGTTTAAACCACGTATAGCGACTCCTCAATCCTTTCGATCTTGCAGAGACGTGCAATGAGAAAAACGAACGTGTGCTTACATGTAAGCACTTTGTCTAAACAAGATAAGGTTTGGACCAAAGAGTTGAGGATCGAGAGAGAAGATTCTGTATTGGTGGTGAAGCTGAAGGTTTTGATGGTGTTGAAACACTTGTATTTTACGCGCTTATTGGGGAGGTAGCCTACCATCACCATATATTCATTTTAGCCAACTTCGTGAACCTTCTTGTCGTAGTTGCCTGATGTGGGCTTGTTAGGTCAAATGGGCCCAGACAGAAGAGAATTGTTAGGTCAATAGTTTAGTAACCATTTCTATACTTTACCCTATTTTTAAATGGATAAGTTTTTTTTAGAGAAGTTGATAGGTTTTTTTCCCTTAAGTTACAATTTAGCCTTTGAACTATaccttttttttccattttggtttctatttttttttttggtatcttattttgatttctaaattattattttttatccaaAAAGAAAATTATCAAAATCCACTAAGAATTTGCCACATACCACATTATTATTAATAACTTTTGTT
Above is a genomic segment from Gossypium arboreum isolate Shixiya-1 chromosome 8, ASM2569848v2, whole genome shotgun sequence containing:
- the LOC108467429 gene encoding protein NLP6, yielding MCEPEEDNACPFPPKQVQPQHQGIMDFDELDLQSSWPFDQLTSLSNPTSPFVTSSSSEQPCSPLWAFSDDDKLGSAAAAGYNLFVTCTPNPVNENAKEENDNRGLPSLFLGLLPLENPDSYCVIKERMTRALRYFKESTEQHVLAQVWAPVKDGGRYVLTTLGQPFVLDPHSSGLHQYRMVSLMYMFSVDGESDVQLGLPGRVFQQKLPEWTPNVQYYSSREYSRLNHALHYNVQGTLALPVFEPSGQSCVGVLELIMTSQKINYAPEVDKVCKALEAVNLKSSEILGYPSTQICSENRQNALAEILEILTVVCETHKLPLAQTWVPCRHRKVLVHGGGLKKSCTSFDGSCMGQVCMSTTDVAFYVVDAHMWGFRDACLEHHLQKGQGVAGRAFLSLNSCFCSDISQFSKTEYPLVHYARMFKLTSCFAICLRSTYTRDDDYVLEFFLPPAIADRNEQQALLGSILTTMKQHFQSLMVASGAELEEDEGSIEIIGASSEERFVTRLECIPIPPPVKSPPENNTSPNKGELQLDSSKQKLIVNFDPPAHGGRVVASGSHNLDCPLQNKDLKKPERKRGKTEKSISLEVLQHYFTGSLKDAAKSLGVCPTTMKRICRQHGISRWPSRKINKVNRSLTKLKHVIESVHGTDGAFGLTSLANSPLPVGVDSISWPTSLKGSNQQNSPNSRPFEHKGEKNDSPTCLTPQSNGQVLVEDQLLGGRTLSPEPFTQQNGLSSDFDKGVKRSRIGSSSREESAGTPISYSSCQGSLGIETAATKASFGSIHDQCFKAHGSPELAFQQLLGEPNISAMFSMPKVLMATELEEPIGGMLVEAAGSSKDLSNLCPIANVGVNEQFPESSWTPPPCSDLALKQAMSTFTQPTPRVTAREETKSVTIKATYREDIIRFRITMSSCILELKEEVANRLKLEVGTFDIKYLDDDNEWVLIACDADLEECIDVSRSSGNNIIRLCIHDTMANLESSCESTGEL